In the Flavobacterium acetivorans genome, one interval contains:
- a CDS encoding GNAT family N-acetyltransferase yields the protein MNISIIIAQEEHFKYAQIICDTIETSALLRGTGIAKRTPEYIQKKMENQDAIIALDNGKFAGFCYIESWQDHNYVAHSGLIVHPDYRNLGLAKQIKSKVFDYSLKKYPNAKVFGITTGLAVMKINSELGYKPVPFSELTSDPSFWKGCQTCTNYEILKSKDNKMCLCTGMLYDPKEKPKTPPKHPFNVRIWNRLKKIKQALFLEK from the coding sequence ATGAATATCTCTATTATTATAGCTCAGGAAGAACATTTTAAGTATGCACAAATTATTTGTGATACTATAGAAACATCTGCCTTATTGAGAGGAACCGGAATTGCTAAAAGAACTCCTGAATACATCCAGAAAAAAATGGAAAACCAGGATGCCATTATAGCATTGGATAACGGAAAATTTGCCGGTTTTTGTTATATCGAAAGTTGGCAAGACCATAATTATGTTGCACACTCAGGACTAATTGTACATCCCGATTATAGAAATTTAGGCTTAGCCAAACAAATCAAATCAAAAGTATTTGACTATTCTCTGAAAAAATATCCAAATGCCAAAGTATTTGGGATCACTACCGGTCTGGCGGTGATGAAAATAAATTCTGAACTGGGATACAAACCCGTTCCGTTTTCTGAACTCACTTCCGATCCTAGTTTCTGGAAAGGATGCCAAACCTGTACGAATTATGAAATTCTAAAAAGCAAAGACAACAAGATGTGCTTATGTACCGGCATGCTTTATGATCCTAAAGAAAAGCCAAAAACACCTCCGAAGCACCCTTTCAATGTTAGGATTTGGAACCGTTTAAAAAAGATCAAACAAGCACTTTTCTTAGAGAAGTAA
- a CDS encoding argininosuccinate synthase, producing the protein MKKVVLAYSGGLDTSYCLKYLKNEKGYEVHTVLINTGGFDDEELKAIEDRAYELGSAKHANLTILDKYYDKAIKYLIYGNVLKNNTYPLSVSAERVFQAIEAIKYAKSVGATAIAHGSTGAGNDQIRFDLIFQTIAPEIEIITPIRDLKLSRQEEVDYLAKNGVHYSWEKAQYSINKGLWGTSVGGKETLTSGQPLPSEAYPSQLTKEGEEKVTLEFKKGELIAVNGVSDKPSNNIVALEKLASAYAIGRDIHVGDTIIGIKGRVGFEAAAPIIIIKAHHLLEKHTLGKWQQYWKEQLGNWYGMLFHEGQFLDPVMRNIETFLEDTQKTVNGTVTVSLKPYHFSLDGIESPNDLMNTGFGQYGEMNNAWTSDDAKGFIKILGNAQNIFSSVNNETYE; encoded by the coding sequence ATGAAAAAAGTAGTATTAGCTTATAGTGGAGGTTTAGACACCTCATATTGCCTTAAATATTTAAAAAATGAAAAAGGATATGAAGTTCACACTGTATTAATCAATACAGGAGGATTTGACGATGAAGAATTAAAAGCAATAGAAGACAGAGCCTACGAATTAGGAAGCGCTAAACATGCCAACCTGACTATTTTAGATAAATATTACGACAAGGCCATCAAATATTTGATTTATGGCAATGTATTAAAAAACAACACCTACCCTTTATCAGTAAGTGCCGAGCGTGTTTTTCAGGCCATAGAAGCCATAAAATACGCCAAATCTGTTGGTGCCACAGCCATTGCTCACGGAAGTACAGGCGCAGGAAACGACCAAATCCGTTTTGATTTGATTTTCCAAACTATTGCTCCCGAAATCGAAATCATCACTCCTATTCGTGACTTGAAATTATCCAGACAAGAAGAAGTAGATTATTTGGCTAAAAACGGAGTTCATTATTCTTGGGAAAAAGCACAATATTCGATTAACAAAGGGCTTTGGGGAACCAGTGTAGGAGGAAAAGAAACTCTAACTTCCGGACAACCTTTACCTAGCGAGGCCTACCCTTCTCAATTAACAAAAGAAGGCGAAGAAAAAGTGACTTTGGAATTCAAAAAAGGAGAATTAATTGCCGTAAACGGCGTGAGTGACAAACCTTCTAACAACATTGTTGCTTTAGAAAAATTGGCCAGTGCTTACGCCATTGGTAGAGACATTCACGTAGGTGATACTATTATCGGGATTAAAGGAAGAGTTGGTTTTGAAGCCGCTGCTCCAATAATCATCATCAAAGCACACCATTTGCTGGAGAAACACACTCTTGGAAAATGGCAGCAATACTGGAAAGAACAACTAGGAAACTGGTACGGAATGTTATTCCACGAAGGACAATTCTTAGATCCGGTGATGAGAAACATTGAAACTTTCCTTGAAGACACTCAAAAAACAGTAAACGGAACCGTAACTGTTTCATTAAAACCTTACCACTTCTCGTTAGACGGAATTGAATCTCCGAATGATTTGATGAATACCGGTTTTGGTCAATATGGCGAAATGAATAATGCTTGGACATCTGACGATGCCAAAGGATTTATCAAAATTTTAGGGAATGCTCAAAACATATTTTCATCTGTGAATAATGAAACTTACGAGTAA
- the argC gene encoding N-acetyl-gamma-glutamyl-phosphate reductase has protein sequence MITIGIIGGSGYTAGELIRILMFHPNTKLDFIYSTTNAGKPLSVAHHDLLGDIEMNFTDTVNPNVDVVFLCLGHGKSISFLENNKFSDATKIIDLGNDFRLTKDKDFEGKTFVYGLPELNKSSIKKAQYIANPGCFATAIQLALLPLAANGLLNEDVHINATTGSTGAGVSLSETSHFSWRNNNMSHYKAFDHQHLGEINQSLNQLQEDYTNELIFIPNRGDFPRGIFATLYTKSEESLEDLVAKYEAFYADQPFVTVTTTNINMKQVVQTNKCIISLMKKGNRVLITSVIDNLLKGASGQAVQNMNLMFGLEETIGLHLKPSGF, from the coding sequence ATGATTACTATTGGAATAATTGGCGGTTCAGGCTACACAGCGGGGGAATTAATCAGAATTCTGATGTTTCACCCGAATACAAAATTAGATTTTATATATAGCACTACGAATGCCGGAAAACCGCTTTCGGTAGCACACCACGATTTGTTGGGCGACATCGAGATGAATTTTACCGACACGGTGAATCCTAACGTAGATGTGGTCTTCTTGTGTTTAGGTCACGGAAAATCAATTTCTTTCTTAGAGAACAACAAATTCTCTGACGCCACAAAAATCATCGATTTAGGGAACGATTTCCGTTTGACCAAAGACAAAGATTTTGAAGGAAAAACTTTTGTTTACGGATTGCCCGAACTGAATAAATCCAGCATCAAAAAAGCCCAATACATTGCCAACCCCGGCTGTTTTGCAACTGCTATTCAATTAGCCTTGTTGCCGCTTGCTGCAAATGGTTTATTGAATGAAGATGTGCATATCAATGCCACAACCGGAAGTACCGGTGCCGGAGTTAGCCTTTCGGAAACTTCGCATTTCAGCTGGAGAAACAACAATATGTCGCATTACAAGGCTTTTGACCATCAACATTTAGGAGAAATCAACCAAAGTTTGAATCAATTGCAAGAAGATTACACTAACGAATTGATTTTTATCCCAAACAGAGGTGATTTTCCAAGAGGAATTTTTGCCACTTTATATACCAAGTCAGAAGAAAGTCTAGAAGATTTGGTTGCCAAATACGAAGCTTTTTACGCTGACCAACCATTTGTGACAGTGACCACTACCAACATCAACATGAAGCAAGTAGTACAAACCAACAAATGCATCATCAGTTTAATGAAAAAAGGAAACCGGGTTTTAATAACTTCTGTTATTGATAATTTACTCAAAGGCGCCTCTGGTCAAGCCGTTCAAAACATGAATTTGATGTTTGGACTAGAAGAAACCATAGGATTGCATTTGAAACCATCTGGATTTTAA
- a CDS encoding aspartate aminotransferase family protein has protein sequence MNLFDVYPLYNITPVKALDCTITDNNEVEYLDLYSGHGVISIGHTQPDYVAKLKDQLDNISFYSNAIQNPLQIELAEKLGKLSGLTDYSLFLCSSGAEANENALKLASFHNGKSRIVAFDNSFHGRTSAAVAATDNKKIVAPLNAQQEVTFLPLNNIDLVEAELQKGDVCCVIIEGIQGVGGLDEGTTEFFQALEKVCKTYEAVLILDEVQSGYGRSGKFFAFQHHGINPDVITTAKGMGNGFPIGGVIISPKFKASHGLLGTTFGGSHLACAAGIAVLDVIENQKLIDNVNTVSAYFFEAIKQIPEIRKVKGKGLMLGVEFEFDVAALRKKMIVEKHIFTGSANNKNLLRILPPLTINKEGIDTFIFALKESLIELKQ, from the coding sequence ATGAACTTATTTGACGTTTACCCTCTATACAATATTACTCCTGTAAAAGCACTAGATTGCACGATTACGGACAACAACGAAGTAGAATATTTAGACTTATACTCCGGACATGGCGTGATCTCTATTGGACACACTCAGCCGGATTACGTTGCTAAATTGAAAGACCAATTAGACAACATCAGTTTTTATTCCAATGCCATTCAAAATCCATTGCAAATTGAATTAGCAGAGAAATTAGGCAAACTTTCCGGTTTAACTGATTACAGCTTGTTTTTGTGTAGTTCTGGGGCTGAAGCCAACGAAAATGCATTAAAATTAGCTTCTTTCCATAACGGAAAATCCAGAATTGTGGCTTTTGACAATTCTTTCCACGGAAGAACTTCGGCAGCAGTTGCAGCAACGGACAACAAGAAAATCGTTGCTCCCTTAAACGCCCAACAAGAAGTAACATTTTTACCATTAAACAATATTGATTTAGTAGAAGCCGAATTGCAAAAAGGCGATGTTTGCTGCGTTATCATCGAAGGAATCCAGGGTGTTGGCGGATTGGACGAAGGAACAACTGAATTTTTTCAAGCTTTGGAAAAAGTTTGTAAAACTTATGAAGCCGTATTGATTTTAGACGAGGTACAATCCGGATATGGAAGAAGCGGTAAATTCTTTGCTTTTCAACATCATGGAATCAATCCTGATGTCATTACAACAGCAAAAGGAATGGGTAATGGTTTCCCTATAGGCGGCGTTATTATTTCACCTAAATTCAAAGCAAGCCACGGATTACTAGGAACCACTTTTGGCGGAAGCCACTTAGCTTGTGCTGCCGGAATTGCTGTTTTGGATGTGATCGAAAATCAAAAATTAATCGACAATGTAAATACGGTTTCAGCATACTTTTTTGAAGCCATCAAACAAATTCCGGAAATCAGAAAGGTAAAAGGAAAAGGATTAATGCTGGGAGTTGAATTTGAATTTGATGTTGCCGCGCTTAGAAAAAAGATGATTGTCGAGAAGCATATTTTTACCGGAAGTGCCAATAACAAAAATCTATTAAGAATACTTCCACCACTGACTATCAATAAAGAAGGCATCGATACTTTCATCTTTGCTTTAAAGGAATCTTTGATTGAATTAAAACAATAA